A single window of Myxocyprinus asiaticus isolate MX2 ecotype Aquarium Trade chromosome 34, UBuf_Myxa_2, whole genome shotgun sequence DNA harbors:
- the LOC127425530 gene encoding uncharacterized protein LOC127425530 → MAVCRGGVSLWVGCVRNHSGRQPMTKQCWNLCQTTEFHLNDNCRTLSSASWALAPLNSLGYQSVKQSALSHPFHHACQPNRAPNLEEDEWEQVVSLCVLLKPGETDEQHTMVEVPLLGQTKLSELLALGPNRPFDLLFPLTTVDGSRDDDISITRKIGTEITPQQELRERGSFRSLFETEGCPTPFMLGSRFYCFHCPGTESHSEAEDKIRLGQEEQSFHPAIHFTHCSHAEMESVDKSSSQKDMENEEKLALMYEKLRVELPSFFVKNHDYSLYSEDVEFINGLLNTKTRGRVAYQLALTLWRLMCLCYYAEAQLEVLKLTKHPEDGSIKARWRVKGLPFHSLLVFFYKKDKSQLYKTYDAFSTFYLGSDGRIHCHKVEKVMQARPPLLPKVTSMLAGAVVALGIQEHRPALNLLPLLLSSFRQARA, encoded by the exons ACAACTGAGTTCCACCTAAATGACAACTGTAGGACACTGAGCAGTGCATCATGGGCCTTGGCCCCTCTGAACAGTCTAGGCTACCAGTCCGTTAAACAGTCAGCCCTCTCCCATCCCTTCCACCATGCCTGCCAGCCCAACAGAGCTCCCAACCTGGAGGAGGATGAGTGGGAGCAGGTCGTCAGCCTTTGTGTCCTGCTCAAACCCGGGGAGACTGATGAGCAGCACACCATGGTGGAGGTACCACTGCTCGGGCAGACCAAGTTAAGCGAGCTTCTGGCTTTGGGGCCCAATAGACCCTTTGACTTGCTTTTTCCTTTAACCACTGTTGATGGTAGCAGAGATGATGATATAAGCATTACCAGAAAGATAGGGACTGAGATAACGCCCCAGCAGGAGCTGAGGGAGAGAGGCTCTTTCAGGAGTCTGTTTGAGACGGAGGGATGTCCCACCCCATTTATGTTGGGATCTCGCTTCTATTGCTTTCATTGCCCCGGGACAGAGTCTCACTCAGAGGCAGAGGACAAAATAAGACTGGGACAGGAAGAGCAAAGcttccatccagccatccatttCACACATTGCAGCCATGCTGAGATGGAGAGTGTGGACAAGAGTTCGAGTCAGAAGGACATGGAGAATGAGGAGAAACTTGCCCTGATGTACGAAAAGTTGAGAGTGGAG CTGCCCAGTTTCTTTGTGAAAAATCATGACTACAGCTTATACTCTGAAGATGTTGAGTTCATCAATGGTCTTCTGAACACCAAGACAAG GGGCCGTGTAGCATACCAGCTGGCTCTGACACTTTGGCGATTGATGTGTCTGTGTTACTATGCAGAGGCTCAGCTGGAAGTGCTGAAGTTGACCAAGCATCCAGAAGACGGCTCCATCAAAGCTCGCTGGAGAGTCAAAGGCCTTCCCTTCCACTCCCTTCTGGTGTTCTTCTACAAAAAAGACAAGAGCCAACTTTACAA aacatatgaTGCATTCTCCACCTTCTATCTTGGCTCTGATGGACGAATACACTGTCATAAAGTTGAAAAG GTTATGCAGGCTCGCCCTCCCTTGCTGCCCAAAGTGACCTCAATGCTGGCCGGGGCCGTGGTGGCTCTGGGCATTCAGGAACACCGACCAGCCCTCAACCTGCTCCCACTCCTGCTGTCTTCATTCCGACAGGCCCGAGCTTGA